The genomic stretch ctcagctgacttcactttattaCTGCATAACATTGCTACTTGTAATAATGATCATTAGCTCTGAAGTATttgctgatttaaattcaaaCGGTGATCTTTTTTTGGTCGGGCAGTGCAAACCTACACTAACAAAAGCTGTGCAGAGCTGTGCATACTCAAACCACCACCAAACTCACCAACTTCTATGGCAAAATCACAGAAAATTTCATCAGTAGTGCTGGTACATCATGGAGGAGCTACAGCCCAGGGTAGGATGGCCAGACTGAGGGATGTGAGGTTGGCCTATAAGACCACGGGAGCCACACGGTCATCCATCCATTGGATACACATGGCTGTCCACAAttaggttttgttaaacaaccaCCATGATTGCAAAGGAAAGGCTTGTTTATAGTGATCTGTCACCGCTGGGCAACAGGTTAAAACAATGGAAGTTATTTTTAGTTATTATGAATAATCATGCCATTGGCATACTATCTGACGGTACAGAAGTCTTTAATTACATGTGTTGCACTTTTTAAAATCCATAATTCTTCAAAATGCAACAGGTAGTACTACTTTACTGCAGGCATCAAGTCTTCAAAAAAGTGATACAACAGCGACCGTTATCTTCAATGATGAAATATTCTACGGAAAGTGGTAATAAATTAAGAGCAGAGTTCAGAGAGTGTCTCTGCCTTCATCCCGACGTCTCGCCTTGTTAGAGGTTCTGGGAAACGGCACCGTCACGCCAAAAACGAGCCGTTAAAACGGGTGTCCCCGCTCCAGGGCCAGCCTGCAAAGTCTGCAGAAGGCAAGAGGCAGAAGCAGCCCCGGGCAGCCCCGCACGCCGACCCCccctccatgcccccccccccccgtggagcGGTGCGCCCGGCAGCCAAAGCCGTCCTTTCAGCCTGCTTCCTCGCTCCGTCTATCTGAGACGTGCAGCAAGCAGAGGTGTCGCTTCTCCTCTGGCATTTCGGACAGTATCTGCCTATAGAGAGCAGTGAGGAGCACGAAGAAACAGAAGGGTATTATCAGGCAAGGATGAGAGCAGCAAAGGCATTTTCTCTCTTTATTCCTCTCCTAAGCCCTGGGCTTTGCTCCCAATCCGATTGGACGATACGGCCAGGGATGTAAATGAAATGCAAAGAGGAATAAGGCTGGCTTCTCATCTCCAACGTGcccccccttctctctctccctctcacacacacacacacactaaatgCCTTCCATCTCTCACATGCTTTTCTCCACTGctattctctccctggctgttTACGGTGCCGTCTCTCCAGTCCCATTCATGGGCCTGCATCCCTCGCTCCCCCCAACCCCTCGCTCGCTCGCTGCCTCCCACTCCCCCCTTCCCTGGCTGGGCTCACGGCCCTTATCTGCTCACACGCCCCACATTCCAGCGTTTGCGTGGCTCCCTGCCTGCATCCGTGGTCACGGCGATTCCACGGGTTCCCACAATCCCCCGGCAGCTCGCCGACTCGGGGCGGGTAACTGACACTCACGGCGACAGAGCTGCGAGCACGCAGGGGAGGGgagtgagagacagagagggagagcgagaaagagtagtggggggggggagcaggaagACCACGGAGGAATCGGAGGGATTGAATCGAGATGAAAAGAGAGCGGACCTGGGCAGGGAGATATTCTGCTATTACTGGACACCACTGGGCTCCTCAGCTCAAGGCCAACTGTGTGACTCACCCACAGTCAGCGTGTCATCACTGAAATGTCTGCATTACACACCCAGTGTGGCCACAACGCACTGCACACAACTCAATCTTCATGGGGACTCATTGCATGAGGGGGTGGCAGCGGGGCAACTGTGGTGGGGGCTTAGTGATGGCAGCCAGAACTCCACATTAATCACCCGtccaaccgcccccccccccatctggagTTTGGACCTTCGTTGCTCCCCACAGATGACTTTCTTGTCCTGCTACAGTCCTGAGACAAAGCCCAAGGAAATGGGTCAAAGTCTCAGCCTGATGTGGAGCATTTGGCCCTAAAGAAGGtgcccacacatgcacactgtcGTCTACGCAGAAAAGACCAGCCAAGAGGAGAGAGAGATACAGAGCAAAGCATCTTCATTAGAGTGTTTAatccagggtttttttttttttggaatgacGCAAGGCGACAGACCCATCCGTGACCGGACCGATCTTCTCTTACAACTCACGGAAAATTACATTTTGATGAGGTCTCTATTTTCCCCGTCGCCGGCCGACTCCAAGAGTGAAACGCCCCAAGGGTCAGAAGCAGCCGTTTGCTCTggcggtgatgggggggggggggggctgttcctATACGTGCACACGTCATGCAGCACAGAGCCAATAGGTCTGGGTCACCCAAGTACAGCTATCGTTTAATTCACAATATCACATGGTGCCAGGATGAGTAAAGAAGGAATTTTTAAAAAGGATTACGAATTTGAAAAGTTGTGATTTATCTACATTGGTACACTTGTCTGAAAAGGGATGAAGCCTTATCTTTATAGCAAACAGCATGCCCAACTCAGAGCAGCACATGTGACACATTAATGAGCAGCGGCAGGCACTGAACGCACCAGCAGCTCGCCCGTCCTTCACTTAAAGAGCCACGATCGCCTCCCACTTCTTctcattcagttatttaaatGAGTGGGTTAGCAGACCCTGGCAGCGTTGCTCCACGCAGAACGGGACGACTTCTGAAGTCAATGGGCGGTCTGAGTCTCAGGAAGGGAGCTTTAAGGCTGACTGGCCAGCGCGCTCTTCCCTCTGCAGGCCACTAGGGGCATGATACATGAGCGCAGGGATGCAGCGGGACATGGACGCAGGTGATGGCACGTGGACACATTTATTACACTTTTCTTTTTATATCAATCATTTCTTGGCGTATTTTATTTGTTCAATCATAGCATAATATAAACAGCCAGTCAGGACTGTGCCTCTGGTAGCGTCCCCATGCACgccaccccccctccaaatCGAAAGTTTATCATTTGGCCATCTGGGGCattgacataaaaaaaaacagggaattATGAGTAACATGCTGACAATTCAAGTTGTACTGAAGGCTGCTGAGAACACAGTTAATGAGGTTACCTGGGGACCCAGGCATGTCATAAGGAGGTTGATACGTCCACAGACAGACCCGCGTGCTGATGCTTGTTCTTAACCTGGTTAGTCCCCTTAAAAGGACTAGCAACCTTTAGTGATCTGGACCAAACCAGCAAGTGATGCCACAGAGCCTGACCTGGGGGATCCAGGCCAGTGTACCAGTGTGCCATGCAGCCTCTGGTCCAGTCAGAGGTACGCCTGCACCTGAGCTCCTGTGCTCCCACAATACCCTGGGGCAGTCCGTCACGGGGCGGACAGGCCAGCATCCACGGCGCTTCTAAATGGGTCTCTAGCTCTGACATTTCATATTTCCTTTAAATCCACCAGGGATTAGTGCCAAGTCAAAAAAACCAACCCTCATCACATCCATTAGCTTTTTGCGTTTAAATCACAACAGCAAGATGGGGGCGTAAGTGCCCCACACTAGTGCAAGTCTGCCCCAGATTAACTGCCCGGTCTAATCCCCGACCCCCTCTGAGGGCGGCAGTAACATGTCAGAGAAGAAGAGGACAGCGGGCGGTCCCAGGGGGCCACAATTACAGCCATAAAACCCAGTGTGGCAGGCCAGCCGCACCGTTTAAAGTGACTGCCTGGTAAAGCCCGGCCGGTCGGCCCACTGCACAAGTTCCGCTCCTAAAGACATATGCTCTAGAGTATTGTTTGCCAATCTGGTCCTTGAGGATccacagccggtccatgtttttgttgcctccgagctccctaccagacagtccacatttttgcttccttccCAGGAGCTAgtcgggagcaaaaatgtgaactgtctgtgggtccccgaggaccgcaTTGGGAAAAATTGCTCTAGATACTTCCATAACAAGCAACAAAGATCGAAAAGTCTGTCATGGGCACTGATTTGACCCAGCTGAGTGCCCCCCCATTATGTCACACATATCATACATCTACCTTTAGTGCCAGTTTCATACATGAGACCCTCACACATGAGACGTGGTTTGCCTCCACAGTAAAAGCTCATTGAACAGGCTCCCGCCCCCTCAAAGTGGTCAATGGACATGACCCTGGCCTCAGGGGCTGCTCCGGCTGGCTCTCAGCCTCTGCCTCTCTTTATGCAGGTGGTTAATGGCGGTGTGGATGGCCTCGGCCTGCAGGTCCGTCGGCTCCCTGTCCAAGTAGCGGCTGAAAGACTCGATGCTCacggtcagcaggctgtcaggGTCGTGGCCCCGCCCCCCGACTCTCAGCAGCCTCTCACTTGCCAGCGCCAGGTTCTTGTCCCAGTTGATGGGGTGATTCTCATGCGTGTCTACGATTTCTTTATACAACTGTCAATCACAAAAAGAGGACGGACATTTGCTCGAGTTACTTTGTATATCAAACACTTATGGATTCTAAAGAATTGTATAAGTCAATTGCAATATCCATAATATGTACAGAAAAGAATTCCCAAGTGTAAAAGCACAGCCGGAGTCTCTGTTGATAAATATTGCACATAAACATACAAACACTGAGTAGATCCAGACTCTATTTAAATTCACAAGGTaaaatgtatacatatataactGGCCCTGCAGTTTGTGTATGATATGTAACAGCGCCAGTAACTGAACTCACACGGTAGGATAGCTCATAGAGGCgggccttgctctcctctgaaACCCGCTCTGCCAGATCGAACAAGAAGAAGGCCGTCTTCAtcctgaatccagcagaacggCCGTTAGCCATGAGCAGAAGCAGGGGTGCCGCATAAGAGCAGCCAGGCCGTGTGGCACCTTACCTGGCCTGCCACATCTCCTCGTTAGCGACCTTCTCCCAGGAGCTGGGctggaagctgcagagggcacATGTACGAATGAAGTCAGCTGTTTCTGACGTGCGGCCGGGTGAATATCAACGGCGTCACTCCCAGGAGCGGCTGCAATCTAAGACAAAGAGCTGGCCCTCCGTGgcaagccccaccccccacgcaCAGATCGCCATGCTGACCACCGCACCTGTCGTGTGGCTCGGTCCAGTTGTACATGTCTCTGGTGCGCTGGGCCCACTCCTCGGGGTGGAAGCGGGTCTGGATGGGCACCAGCTGGTCGCAGATGCCCCAGGGCCAGCGGGAGAAGCTCCTTTCCCAGCTAGGGTCTCCCTCCGGCAGGCCGATGCAGGTGAACACGTTCCTCCTGTGGACATGCGACAGAGGACAGATTAGCACTCCGAGGGCAGCAGAACTAACAAATTAGCCAGGAAGATACACCTCTCTAGATTCAAGAACTTCCCTTAGCCTAGTCTGAATGTCTTTTAATTATCACACACTTCTATGGGGAAATGGAGCACTGGCCATATCTAAATCATTCCATTTTGAATAATCCAAAGGCCACAGAGGGCTTCTCATGCAGTaatcacacaaacactcagGGCATTTCTTACACTTTCCCTTAAAGCCCCAAGATGCACTCAAGGTTAATCCTGTTGGTCAGTCTTGCCCCCTTTCAAATGTGATTGTTTGACAAGCAAACACTGCCGCCTGGTGGTAGAAAATATATCACACTCTTGGCCTTGAAGGACTTAAGGATTCTTTAGGCTTTTCTGAGCTGATTCCCTGTCACTCTGCATCTCGCCTGTTCAGCTGCTTTAAAAGCAAGATGACTCTTACTGTGTGTTGTGAAGCAGAAACTGCTCCAGGCTGAACGTGTTCTTTTCCTGTGTGCTTAAGGGGTCCCAAAAGCGCCCAGGGAAGTGGACCCCTGGATGATGCCGGCCCAGCTTCTCTACGTACCAGCTGTACGTCATCACCTAGAGGAGGAAACGCAGCACAGCCAGTCATGCTCACCTTCTCGAGCCAGCGTGGCCAATGAAAGTGCTTCACGCTAGACAGTCAACGCAAAACGGCCAGTCAGGACTTAGCTTGCCAGACCTCCTGTTCAATGAGCCGCAGGTCCGGACGCAGCCCCTGGCAGTAGTGCAAGTACCGCATTGTGTTGCCCGGCAGGTCGCCCCGGGTCAGGATGATGGAATCGTGGGGGATGGAGCCCAGAACACCACGGGCGAATCTCTCCACCACGTCATTGTGACTTTGATCACATGCTCTACAAAACAAGAATCTGTTACAGCCACACAGAGCACAATCCTGTACTGAGCCCTAACATCACTGCTAATGTGAATATCCTGTGAATTTCACCTACACAGCAGATACATTTCAGACACATTCATTAACACAGAATAAAGGTGACAGTAGGAAATGAGTCCCCAACAGTGCAAAATGACATGTAGGGTAGGATAGAAGCAAgctccaatccccccccccccccaactaacgACACAAACTTCCCGCTTTCGTGTCTGTTTGGGTTTTCAAGTGCTCTCTGTCATGGCCCAATTTTTCTCCTCCTATCCCCCCCTGTCAGGCAGGAGCTCCCGCTGAGATGTTCTTCCCTGATTTGACTTTCAAATCAGAGCCGGGCGGGCGAAAATTCAAACTGACAGCACTGTCCAGGTTGTTCACCTGATCAAAGCACCGCTCTGACGCCTCACAGAGTTCCTTGTTAGTTTGTGATCTGTTCACTCTGATCACGGATGGCTCCCATCATGCATTAATGCCTTCATTATACCGCCGCCCGTCTGGGCCGTACAAAGGGAGGGGGGAAACGGTGCTCTTCTGTGGGGGTCCTTTCTGCGACACGCTCTCATTACGCTCGCTAAACGGAGCGAGAGGGGTGCCATGGGACTCTGGGCCAGGCTGGGGGCACAGCAGCGCATGGTAATGCAGGCCTTCTTGCTGCTATCACAGTAAAGTACAAAAGAAAGTAGGGAATGGTGGGATTTTACAGGGAGCAAATGGACTAGATGGGGAAGGATGGAGAGCATTTTTGAGTAAAGGGGAGAGATGGGATTTAACAAGGAGTAAGCAGGCTGGATGGGGAAGGATGGAAAGTATTTTTGAGTAAAGGGGAGAGATGGGATTTAACAAGGAGTAAGCAGGCTGGATGGGGAAGGATGGAGAGCATTTTTGAGTAAAGGGGAGAGATGGGATTTAACAAGGAGTAAGCAGGCTGGATGGGGAAGGATGGAGAGCATTTTTGAGTAAAGGGGAGAGATGGGATTTAACAAGGAGTAAGCAGGCTGGATGGGGAAGGATGGAAAGTATTTTTGAGTAAAGGGGAGTGATGGGATTTAACAAGGAGAAAGCAGGCTGGATGGGGAAGGATGGAGAGTATTTTTGAGTAAAGGGGAGTAATGGGATTTAACAGGGAGCAAATGGGCTGGACAGGGAAGGATGGAGAGTATCTGGGAGAAAAGGGGAGTGATGGGATTTAATAGTAAACGACactgtaaaatgtaaaatatagaATATGGAAAAGATGGAAAATAAAAGAGAAATGGGGATTAATCAGGTATGAAGGAAAGGAATAAGTGATGAGGCACAGTGGGGTGTGATGCAGAGTGAAGTGCAGGAGTGGACAATGATGGGGAGTTATGGGTAATTGTCGGTGGTAATGGGGAGTAATGGATAGTGAAGAAAGTGGACAGAGCTGGATGGGCATGATGTGGGGGAGGCAGCCAGATGGGGGCACCCTGGGTGACACCACGCCTACTTGCATCTTTAGATCCTGAGCGGAACGGTTTCCGTTCCTCTTTGCCAAATTAGCTGAATCATGGCCGCCCCACTCAGCGCCCCAACCTGGGCTTCCAGCCCTTGAAGCGCCGCTCACCTGTAGTTGGAGTGCGCCATGTGCGCCAGTAGCCCCACGCTGAAGGCCCAGCCGCAGGCCGTCCACAGCCACCGCCGGGCCAGCCGCCGCTCCAGCGCCGCCTGCAGCGCATCCAGGCCCAGGCCAGCCAGCACACACAGCGCCGCGTCGCACTGCAGCCAGAAGCGCTCCACCTGCGCAGGTGGGCCGTCAGCGCAGTCGCATGCCAGCATCGCCGCCGATACGCCGCTCGGATTAGAGCTTACATCACAGTCCCCCGGAAACACGCCTCGACGTCGACTTCCATCCAGAATGAAGGGCTCCCGATATCTATCACCCAATGTGATGGCTAAAGTGCCTTCGCATGAAGGCCATGCTGACTCAGAAATAATTAAAGGAGAGCAACGTAATTCGTGAGCAGCCAGGCAGGTCAGTCCCGGCTTGCGGGCAGCCATGGGCCGATGGGCCGGGCGACGGTGCGCACCAACGGCTCCCGTTTCTCGTCTTTAAACAGTTTAATTACCTTGGAAAGGCGGTAAAATGGCACAACCTGTGAAGTCCGAAGATTAAACCATTACAGCcacgtctgcctggggggtggggggcactacTCAGCCAAGCCATAAGCCTCATGTAACTGACACGAGAATGAATGTGAAAGGAACACAGCCAAAGGCCACTGGCCACAATTCATTTAGCACTATTTAGTTTCATTGCACGATATATTATTTGTGTACGATTTATAAATGTGCTAACTCACGAGTATTCAATATTGAGCTCAGGAGTCTCAGTTATCATTTGCAATCCTGGATATTCCATGGGTCTCTCCAAATTGTCGGTCACTAAATACTTTTGACAAGAGAACtaattaaaattaataattAGTCAAATTTACTAATTAAGGATTTGGGCAGAATTGAAAGACATTCAATCACCCAATCTGCCAGCAGGGTTTGCCGGAAGAGGAGAAAAGGCAGGGATCATTGCAGGGCAGAACATCACCCTACACCAATGCCTTACGGTATGTAAAGCAGCTTGCCAATTTACTGGGAGTCCACCACAACCGATGTCATGCAAATTGCATTAAGACGCCAAATTTAGCCGCGCCATTAATTTGCCTGCTAATTACTTATCCAGCCACATATATGGACCCTCAAGACCCATCGATATGGATGCCGAAAGAGATCAGTACCCACCACTCCCAGAAGCAGCGGTTTGTTGATGTCAAGGTTGGCCCTCCAGGAGAAGAACAGTGAGTACAGTGATGCCATGGCAGCCAGCAGCCTGGGTAGGATGCGCTGCCTCCTGTAGGAGGGCACAGGTCATTGTAGTCAAATCACATACATGCCCTACAGCTAACAGCAACATAGCACTTTAATTACTGCATGTGTAATCTGAAATGGCCACTTAACAAGAGAGGTGGGCTTAGCCTTTTATAATTATCCAGCTACTTGACATTATCAGGAAACAAATGACTGCACTGAAACTTCCACACAGTTAGCTGGAGCGTCAAGCCGGCACGCACCAGCCCCTCactctctggagatgacgggGACGATAGGAGCCGCGGAAACGCGACGCTCTTGGGCGCCTAATCGGCTCGGCTGACCCGGCCGTCTACGCGGGCCGGCTGCGCACATGCCGTGACGTCACATGCGTGGGCCCGGTATGCAAGCACCCCTGGGGAGAAGCAGCGGTACACAGCAGTTCAGCGTCTGCTATCTCGATAAAGGGCCAGACCCTCAGAAATCGCTAAAATCCACACAGAGTAACGTGGTTCTGACTGCCTCCTTCATGGGCATGCAGGCTATGGAGAGAGGGTGACATGGGCCAGTACCCCAGGGAACGCCCACATTGTGCACTCCTCTACTTAAACCCCAATGGTGTTTAAACTAAACAACCCCAGTCAAAGCATCCTGTTGAATcaggagttaaaaaaaaaactggaagttAATTAAACCAAATTTTGCCCCCTTGCCCTTCGTGCCTCCTTCAGCTCGACACTGCTCTGCGTTCAGGGCCAAATACAGACACCCAAGGTTTCATAGCATCCCTTGGGCTCTGAGCTGTTTGCCAGCTGCCTCTGCTCAGCGTCAGGCTCTATGCCAAGGCGGGACGGCACTGGGTGCATGCCGGGGAATCAGACGGGGGCAGGTAAACATCTTACCTGTCCAGGGATGAGAGAAGCAGGCCTGCTCCAGCCAGAAGCAAGATGGGCATGGAGAGGTCAAGCATACAGTGCTCCAGCTGGGCCCTGGGACACAATGGCAGAGAAGGCCCCAATgggctgtgggtgtgtgtggctgtggctGGCTCAGGGCCCACCCCCAAACGCCATCCTCCCTGTCCACCCGCTCAAACCCAACAGGCTGCCGCGGGCAGCGCGCCAAACCGCCGTCTGTGAGCTTGTGTCAGCTCCTCTCTCCCCACTCGCCATGTGTAGCGAAATGCCTATTGCTTCCCGTCACGTCCCACCCTCTCCCTTGAAGTTAAGGTGTGTCAGTGGTGGTAgtgatgg from Brienomyrus brachyistius isolate T26 chromosome 14, BBRACH_0.4, whole genome shotgun sequence encodes the following:
- the tmem260 gene encoding transmembrane protein 260, which gives rise to MSLERNSWALTCATIACVAALYLPCTQKAVPGGDSGELITAACELGVAHPPGYPLFTLLSRLAIALLSPLSPAHSVNLLCCLLGAMTSGALCFTVCRLVGTGPGGVLAGGAFAVSRLTWQWSVVAEVFSLNNLFVGLIFALAACFHCAESASDRSKFAHWGALCCSLGLCNQHTLILYLLVIIPWVLLRLHAFKELSLRLLGALSLWFLTGFLPYLYLPVSSALNTARWSWGDQTSLWGLLSHLLRVEYGTFSLAKTESAGDLIRMLQAQLEHCMLDLSMPILLLAGAGLLLSSLDRRQRILPRLLAAMASLYSLFFSWRANLDINKPLLLGVVERFWLQCDAALCVLAGLGLDALQAALERRLARRWLWTACGWAFSVGLLAHMAHSNYRACDQSHNDVVERFARGVLGSIPHDSIILTRGDLPGNTMRYLHYCQGLRPDLRLIEQEVMTYSWYVEKLGRHHPGVHFPGRFWDPLSTQEKNTFSLEQFLLHNTQRNVFTCIGLPEGDPSWERSFSRWPWGICDQLVPIQTRFHPEEWAQRTRDMYNWTEPHDSFQPSSWEKVANEEMWQARMKTAFFLFDLAERVSEESKARLYELSYRLYKEIVDTHENHPINWDKNLALASERLLRVGGRGHDPDSLLTVSIESFSRYLDREPTDLQAEAIHTAINHLHKERQRLRASRSSP